Proteins from a genomic interval of Thermoanaerobacterium thermosaccharolyticum DSM 571:
- the yfmH gene encoding EF-P 5-aminopentanol modification-associated protein YfmH, with product MREIFNEMIKEKMYHYEHESGLNVYVMPKKGFIKQYAMFATHYGSNDSEFIVPGETEITHVPDGIAHFLEHKMFEEEDGSIFEEFSKNGASANAYTNFTTTAYLFSSTDNFYDNLKLLLDFVQRPYFTDENVEKEKGIIAQEIRMYDDDPSWRLFFNMLDGLYHLHPVKVDIAGTIESISKIDKDILYKCYRTFYHPSNMVLFIAGDVDINKVVDIVNNSVKADKRQGEIKRIYPNEPASINKNYVEQKMAVSMPLFNIGFKDYDVGYGGKKLLKKDIVTQICLEILAGRSSDLYEELYNDGLIDSTFDTEYVGEIDHGYSIIGGQSIDPEAVKQAVLDKISKVNSIDDSDLNRIKRKITGRFLKSFNSVEGISHNFITYYMRGINILDYTTTIEEITHEDVLNRFKTFFNEKNCVLSVIKP from the coding sequence ATGAGAGAGATTTTTAATGAGATGATAAAAGAAAAGATGTACCATTATGAGCATGAAAGCGGATTAAATGTCTATGTCATGCCAAAGAAAGGCTTTATCAAACAATATGCTATGTTTGCAACACATTATGGATCTAATGACAGCGAGTTTATTGTTCCCGGCGAGACGGAAATAACACATGTACCTGATGGAATAGCGCACTTTTTGGAGCACAAGATGTTTGAAGAAGAAGATGGCAGCATCTTTGAAGAGTTCTCTAAAAATGGTGCTTCTGCTAATGCTTATACGAATTTTACAACTACAGCATATTTATTTTCCAGCACAGATAATTTTTACGACAATTTAAAACTTCTTCTTGATTTCGTGCAAAGGCCTTATTTTACAGACGAAAATGTAGAAAAGGAAAAGGGCATTATAGCACAGGAGATACGAATGTATGATGATGATCCATCTTGGAGGCTTTTTTTTAATATGTTAGATGGATTGTACCATCTGCACCCTGTTAAAGTAGATATAGCGGGTACGATTGAATCTATATCCAAAATTGATAAAGATATATTGTATAAATGCTACAGAACATTTTATCATCCATCTAACATGGTGCTGTTTATAGCTGGAGATGTAGATATCAACAAGGTTGTAGATATCGTAAATAATTCCGTAAAAGCTGATAAAAGACAAGGAGAAATAAAAAGGATATATCCGAATGAACCTGCAAGTATTAACAAAAACTATGTAGAACAGAAAATGGCAGTTTCAATGCCACTTTTTAATATAGGTTTTAAAGATTATGATGTTGGATATGGTGGGAAAAAGCTGCTTAAAAAAGACATTGTGACACAGATTTGCTTAGAGATTTTAGCAGGAAGAAGTTCTGATCTATATGAAGAGCTTTATAATGATGGGCTTATTGATTCAACATTTGATACAGAATACGTTGGCGAAATAGATCACGGATATTCTATTATAGGTGGTCAATCAATTGACCCTGAAGCTGTAAAACAAGCCGTTTTAGATAAGATATCAAAAGTTAATTCTATAGATGACAGTGACTTAAATAGAATAAAAAGAAAAATAACTGGACGTTTTTTAAAATCATTTAATTCTGTAGAAGGTATATCTCACAATTTTATAACTTATTACATGAGAGGCATAAATATACTTGATTATACTACAACAATTGAAGAAATAACTCATGAGGATGTGTTAA
- the yfmF gene encoding EF-P 5-aminopentanol modification-associated protein YfmF, with protein sequence MSILKTNIGKGINLYVSQMDKFKTLTINIYINNRLSNETAKFALLPSVLKRGNLNYKTYKEITRHLEELYGATFSFSVYKKGERQIAQFRLEITDSSYIKDDITEDGVKFISDILLNPLVVNNGFDSKYVQQEKEKQKNLINSRINEKTKYAVDRCIEEMCKDEDFSIYELGSIDDVDKIDEANLYEYYKKVIKTLPMDIYVVGNVSVDKIKSLFDKYFKIDRTDVVYIPDTPIYKKVDQVKYVQDQLDVTQGKLTLGFRTNVKPGDDEYFPLLVLSGVLGGGPFSKLFINVREKASLAYYAQTRLERFKGLMLIMSGIEIENYQKALDIILKQVEEIKNGNISDYEFDSTIKALNTSMNSVKDSATQISDFYFSQNLSHTDYSIDDFINKINEVTKKDIVAVSKNIQLDTVYFMTKK encoded by the coding sequence ATGTCCATTTTGAAAACGAATATTGGAAAAGGCATTAATCTGTATGTTAGTCAGATGGATAAATTTAAGACGCTTACGATTAATATTTACATAAATAACAGATTAAGCAATGAAACAGCAAAATTTGCATTGTTGCCGTCAGTACTAAAGCGAGGAAATCTTAACTATAAAACCTATAAAGAAATAACGAGACATCTCGAAGAGCTTTATGGAGCTACATTTTCTTTTTCTGTTTATAAAAAAGGCGAAAGGCAAATTGCACAATTTAGATTAGAAATTACAGACAGCAGCTATATAAAAGACGACATAACGGAAGATGGCGTAAAGTTTATTTCAGATATACTTTTAAATCCATTAGTAGTAAACAATGGCTTTGATTCAAAGTATGTTCAGCAGGAAAAAGAAAAACAGAAGAATTTGATTAATTCCCGAATAAATGAAAAGACAAAATATGCTGTTGACAGATGCATTGAAGAGATGTGTAAAGATGAAGATTTTTCAATATATGAACTTGGCAGTATAGATGATGTTGATAAGATAGATGAAGCCAATCTTTACGAATACTATAAGAAGGTTATAAAAACATTGCCGATGGATATATATGTTGTTGGCAATGTGAGTGTAGATAAAATAAAAAGTTTATTTGATAAGTATTTTAAAATAGACAGAACTGATGTTGTTTATATACCTGATACACCAATATATAAAAAGGTGGATCAAGTTAAATACGTTCAAGATCAACTAGATGTCACTCAAGGGAAACTTACTTTGGGATTTAGGACAAATGTAAAACCGGGCGACGATGAGTATTTTCCGCTTTTAGTGTTGAGCGGTGTGCTGGGTGGAGGTCCTTTTTCAAAATTATTCATAAATGTGAGGGAAAAAGCAAGTCTTGCATATTACGCACAAACAAGGCTTGAAAGATTTAAAGGATTAATGCTTATAATGTCGGGTATAGAGATTGAAAATTATCAAAAAGCATTGGATATAATACTTAAACAAGTTGAGGAAATAAAGAACGGAAACATTTCTGACTATGAATTTGATTCAACGATCAAAGCTTTAAATACGTCTATGAATTCAGTGAAAGACAGTGCAACGCAAATCTCGGACTTTTATTTCTCACAAAATCTTTCACATACCGATTACAGCATAGACGATTTTATAAATAAAATAAATGAAGTAACAAAAAAAGACATTGTTGCTGTTTCGAAAAATATACAATTAGATACTGTTTATTTTATGACTAAAAAATGA